A window of Tolypothrix sp. NIES-4075 contains these coding sequences:
- a CDS encoding helix-turn-helix domain-containing protein, giving the protein MTWRLINCDHALKTGKSKARSITRAHILLMASDGETDRAIAEILRVHVSILKRTRARYVEGGIEVRCTRPPSSTKTTEIRWSTRSIIEKRQLVLKHHQEEIALSMQLLAERIVSLNIVDSVSKETVRSYLKKTLINLG; this is encoded by the coding sequence GTGACTTGGAGGTTGATAAACTGCGATCACGCTCTCAAAACAGGTAAAAGTAAAGCAAGAAGCATTACCCGCGCCCACATACTTTTGATGGCCAGTGACGGAGAAACTGATAGAGCGATCGCAGAAATCTTACGAGTACACGTTTCAATCCTTAAGCGTACCCGTGCCAGATACGTAGAGGGAGGAATTGAAGTGCGCTGTACAAGACCGCCCTCATCCACCAAAACAACGGAAATTAGATGGTCAACAAGAAGCATTATTGAAAAGCGACAGCTTGTTCTAAAGCACCATCAGGAAGAAATCGCTCTTTCGATGCAACTATTAGCAGAGCGCATAGTGAGTTTAAACATCGTAGATTCGGTTTCTAAAGAAACTGTTCGCTCCTATTTAAAAAAAACGCTCATTAACCTTGGTTAA